One genomic window of Medicago truncatula cultivar Jemalong A17 chromosome 1, MtrunA17r5.0-ANR, whole genome shotgun sequence includes the following:
- the LOC112418473 gene encoding protein FAR-RED IMPAIRED RESPONSE 1-like has protein sequence MEPIDENEEHVINETVNSDSYVGDLDANNFEQPSLGMEFESQEDAYSFYVRYAKCVGFGVSIKSSRRSKISRQFIDVKYACTRYGKKRESTAQNPRPCLKVECEAGLHIKRRCDGKWVVHGFIKDHNHELFPTYAHYFPCHRTINKAQQNCIETLQHVGVRTSKIFATMAKQHGGYEKVGCLEKDVRNYLDKDRRLNLESGDAKAMLEYFIRMQEENSRFFYAFDLDDDGRVKNVFWVDGKGRDDYKVFGDVISFDTTYITNKYKMPFASFIGVNNHFQSRLLGCALLANETSESFKWLMKTWLKAMGGKPPNAMITDQDRAMKVAIEEVFPNTRHRFCLWHILRKVPEKLGHVIRNNEDFMGYFDACIYKSLSIQQFEVNWAEMVEKFQLSNSEDGWIQSLYEERKHWVPVYMKDTFFGGMSTTQRSESINSFFDKYVGKKTTLKEFVEKYEVALQDREEAEMHADFNTWHKQPVLKTPSPFEKQMSMIYTHEVFKKFQVEIMGLSGCHLKKRNEDSQLTSFTIFDFGNREEFVVEWDASKEKISCICCLFEYNGYLCRHSLMALQYSGIFAVASHYILKRWTKDIRSRHHKRKVNEDICSKKERYDRLYPKASQLLEEGSLTNESYNFACHALEEALKQCAFLNRSLKNSQENSRKSTLLDKKLLDPQDSKTKGAPKRIKSGIERGRKRKSTGSVKKAAIVEKEAIFVADEVVAASTSMAKQ, from the exons ATGGAACCCATTGATGAAAACGAAGAGCATGTTATAAATGAGACCGTCAATAGTGATTCATATGTTGGTGATTTAGATGCTAACAATTTTGAACAACCTTCTCTTGGAATGGAATTTGAGTCACAGGAAGATGCTTATTCTTTCTATGTTCGATATGCTAAATGTGTCGGATTTGGTGTATCCATTAAAAGCAGTCGCCGTTCAAAAATTTCTAGACAATTTATTGATGTGAAATATGCTTGCACAAGATATGGGAAAAAACGAGAGTCGACCGCACAAAATCCACGTCCTTGTTTGAAGGTGGAATGTGAGGCTGGCTTACATATTAAAAGAAGATGTGATGGAAAATGGGTGGTCCATGGCTTCATCAAAGATCACAATCATGAACTTTTTCCAACATATGCACATTATTTTCCATGCCATAGAACAATCAATAAAGCTCAACAGAATTGTATTGAAACTTTGCAACATGTTGGAGTGAGAACAAGCAAAATCTTTGCCACAATGGCCAAACAACACGGAGGATATGAGAAAGTTGGTTGCTTGGAGAAAGATGTTAGAAATTATTTAGATAAGGACCGTCGTTTGAATTTAGAATCAGGAGATGCAAAGGCAATGCTGGAGTATTTTATACGTATGCAAGAAGAAAATTCAAGATTCTTTTATGCATTTGATTTGGATGATGATGGTCGtgtaaaaaatgtattttgggTGGATGGAAAGGGTAGAGATGATTATAAAGTGTTTGGAGATGTGATTTCCTTTGATACTACATATAtcacaaacaaatataaaatgcCATTTGCTTCATTCATTGGTGTGAATAATCACTTTCAGTCAAGATTACTCGGTTGTGCATTACTAGCAAATGAGACCTCTGAGAGTTTCAAATGGTTGATGAAAACATGGCTTAAGGCAATGGGTGGGAAACCTCCAAATGCAATGATAACTGACCAAGACAGAGCAATGAAAGTGGCTATTGAAGAGGTATTTCCAAATACCCGACATCGTTTTTGTCTTTGGCATATACTTAGAAAGGTGCCTGAGAAGCTTGGTCATGTAATAAGAAATAATGAAGATTTCATGGGATATTTTGATGCATGCATATACAAGTCTCTGTCAATACAACAGTTTGAAGTTAATTGGGCAGAAATGGTAGAGAAATTTCAACTATCAAACTCAGAGGATGGGTGGATTCAGTCTTTATATGAAGAACGTAAACATTGGGTTCCTGTTTACATGAAAGATACCTTTTTCGGTGGCATGTCAACAACTCAAAGATCAGAGAGCATCAactctttttttgacaaatatgtaGGCAAGAAAACTACATTGAAAgaatttgttgaaaaatatgaaGTTGCTTTGCAAGATAGGGAAGAAGCAGAAATGCATGCTGATTTTAATACATGGCATAAACAACCAGTTCTTAAAACTCCATCACCTTTTGAGAAGCAAATGTCAATGATTTATACGCATGAAGTATTCAAAAAGTTCCAAGTTGAAATTATGGGATTATCTGGATGTCATCTTAAGAAAAGGAATGAAGATAGTCAGCTCACCTCTTTTACAATATTCGACTTTGGAAATAGGGAAGAATTTGTTGTAGAGTGGGATGCATCGAAAGAGAAAATTTCTTGcatatgttgtttgtttgagtaTAATGGGTATCTTTGTAGACATTCATTGATGGCCCTCCAATATAGTGGTATCTTTGCTGTCGCATCACACTACATATTGAAAAGATGGACAAAGGATATCAGAAGTCGGCATCATAAAAGAAAAGTTAATGAAGATATTTGTTCGAAGAAGGAGAGATATGATCGTTTGTATCCAAAGGCCTCTCAATTGTTGGAGGAAGGATCATTAACTAATGAGAGTTATAACTTTGCATGTCATGCACTGGAAGAGGCCTTGAAACAATGTGCATTCCTTAACCGATCCTTAAAAAATAGCCAAGAAAATAGCAGGAAGAGCACTTTGCTTGACAAGAAACTACTTGATCCTCAAGATTCAAAAACAAAAGGGGCACCGAAAAGAATAAAGAGCGGCATTGAAAGAGGTCGAAAGAGAAAATCTACTGGTAGCGTGAAAAAG GCTGCAATCGTTGAAAAAGAAGCAATATTTGTCGCTGATGAAGTTGTCGCTGCATCAACATCAATG GCAAAACAGTAG
- the LOC112421171 gene encoding uncharacterized protein translates to MEILISIVGKIAEYTVVPIGRQTSYLIFYKGNFKTLKDHVEDLEAARERMIHSVESERENGKEIEKDVLNWLEKVDGVIKEANQLQNDSRNANVRCSPWSFPNLILRHQLSRNARKIANNVVEVVQGKEKFNSVGHFPPLDVVASSSTRDGEKYDTRESLKEDIVKALADPTSRNIGVYGLGGVGKTTLVEKVAQIAKELKLFHKVVKTEVSKNPDIKRIQGEIADFMGLRFEEETILGRAQRLRQTIKMKKSILIILDNIWTILDLKEVGIPVGDEHNGDEHNGCKLLMTSRDEDVLLQMDVPKDFTFKVKLMRENETWSLFQFMAGDVVKDSNLKDLPFQVARKCEGLPLRVVTVARAMKNKRDVQSWKDALRKLQSNDHTEMDPGTYSALELSYNSLESDDMRALFLLFALFLDEQIEYFLKVAMGLDILKHLNAIDDARNRLYRIIKSLEAACLLLEVKTGGKIQMHDFVRDFAISIARRDKHIFLRKQSDEEWPTNDFLKRCTQIFLKRCHTLELPQTIDCPNVKLFYLGSNNSSFKIPDAFFEGMRSLRVLDLTHLNLLSLPTSFRLLRDLQTLCLHQCVLENMDALEALQNLEILCLWKSSMIKLPREIGKLIRLRMLDLSHSGIEVVPPNIISSLTKLEELYMGNTSINWEDVSSTVHNENASLAELRKLPNLTALELQIRETWMLPRDLQLVFEKLERYKIAIGDVWDWSDIKDGTLKTLMLKLGTNIHLEHGIKALIKGVENLYLDDVDGIQNVLPNLNREGFTLLKHLHVQNNTNLNHIVDNKERNQIHASFPILETLVLLNLRNLEHICHAQPSVASFGSLSVIKVKNCIQLKYLFSFTMVKGLSHLCKIEVCECNSMKEIVFRDNNSSANISDEKIEFLQLRSLTLEHLETLDNFASDYLTHHRSKEKYQGLEPYAYTTPFFNNAQVAFPNLDTLKLSSLLNLNQIWDDNHQSMCNLTSLVVDNCVGLKYLFPSSLVESFMNLKHLEISNCHMMEEIIAKNDGNNALKEVRLLNLEKIILKDMNNLKTIWHRQFEKLKMLEVNNCKKIVVVFPSSMQNTYNELEKLEVTNCALVEEIFELNLNENNSDEVTTHLKEVTIDGLLKLKKIWSGDPEGILSFQNLIYVQLESCASLEYLLPFSVATRCSHLKELVIKWCENIKEIVAEEKESSLSAATIFEFNQLSTLLLWNLTKLNGFYAGNHTLACPSLRKINVSRCTKLKLFRTLSTRSSNFRDDKPSVLTQPPLFIAEEVIPNLELLRMVQADADMILQTQNSSSLFCKMTHLGLASYNTEDARFPYWFLENVHTLEKLRVEWCCFKKIFQDKGEISERTHTQIKTLMLYKLPKLQHICDEGSQIDPVLEFLEYLRVRSCSSLTNLMPSSATLNHLTKLEVIKCNGLKYLITTPTAQSLDKLTVLKIKDCNSLEEVVNGVENVDIAFISLQILNLECLPSLIKFSSSKCFMKFPLLEEVIVRECPQMKIFSEGNTSTPILQKVKIAENNSEWLWKGNLNNTIYNMFENKVAFGKLKYLALSDYPELKDVWYGQLHCNVFCSLKHLVVERCDFLSHVLFSSNVMQLLQTLEELEVKDCDSLEAVFDVKGMKSQEILIKESTQLKRLSLSTLPKLKHIWNEDPHEIISFVNLHKVDVSLCQSLLYVFPYSLCPDLGHLEMLEISSCGVKEIVAMEETVSMEIQFNFPQLKIMTLRHLSNLKSFYQGKHTLDCPLLKTFNVYRCEALRMFSFNNSDLQQPYSVDQNQGMLFQQPLFCIEKLSPNLEELAVSGTDMLGILNGCYQENIFHKVEFLRLQLFDETPTIFMNDLHIIFPNLQEFQVRNSSFEILFPTKGATDHLNMQISKQMRMLMLFELEKLEHIWQEEFPLDHPLLQHLQELFVLNCPSLISLVPPFASFTNLTYLKVDNCKELVYLITYSTAKSLVQLKTLIIENCEKMLDAVKIDEEKGEEDIIFENLEYLELASLSSLRSFCYGKQAFIFPYLLCFIVKGCPQMKIFSSALTVAPCLTSIEVEKENMRWKGDLNTTIEQMFKEKEVPHSN, encoded by the exons atggaaattttaatttctattgTTGGAAAAATAGCAGAATATACCGTTGTGCCTATTGGACGTCAAACAAGTTACTTGATATTCTACAAAGGTAACTTCAAGACGTTAAAGGATCATGTTGAAGACCTTGAGGCTGCAAGAGAAAGAATGATCCATTCAGTTGAAAGTGAAAGGGAAAATggtaaagaaattgaaaaagatgTTCTGAATTGGTTGGAGAAAGTGGATGGGGTCATTAAAGAGGCGAATCAGCTTCAAAACGATTCTCGCAATGCAAATGTTAGGTGCTCACCATGGTCATTCCCAAATTTAATTTTGCGTCATCAACTAAGTAGGAATGCCAGAAAAATTGCAAAtaatgttgttgaagttgttcaAGGGAAAGAAAAGTTTAATTCAGTTGGTCACTTTCCCCCTCTAGATGTAGTAGCGTCCTCCTCAACAAGAGATGGTGAAAAGTATGACACAAGGGAGTCGCTTAAGGAGGACATTGTGAAGGCTTTAGCAGATCCTACTTCACGCAACATTGGGGTCTATGGGTTGGGTGGAGTGGGGAAGACCACTCTGGTGGAGAAAGTTGCTCAAATAGCCAAGGAACTTAAATTGTTCCATAAAGTGGTTAAGACAGAAGTTTCTAAAAATCCAGACATTAAAAGAATTCAAGGGGAGATTGCCGATTTCATGGGTCTGCGATTTGAAGAGGAGACTATTCTTGGCAGAGCACAACGCCTAAGACAAACAATCAAGATGAAGAAAAGCATCCTTATCATTCTAGATAACATATGGACCATACTTGATTTGAAAGAAGTGGGGATACCAGTTGGTGATGAACATAATGGTGATGAACATAATGGATGCAAATTGTTGATGACAAGTAGAGATGAAGATGTGTTGCTTCAAATGGATGTCCCAAAGGATTTCACTTTCAAAGTTAAACTTATGCGTGAAAACGAGACATGGAGTTTGTTTCAATTTATGGCAGGGGATGTGGTTAAAGATAGCAATTTGAAAGATCTACCATTTCAAGTGGCCAGAAAATGTGAAGGTTTGCCTCTTAGGGTAGTGACAGTAGCGCGTGCAATGAAAAATAAGAGGGATGTTCAGTCTTGGAAAGATGCATTAAGGAAATTACAAAGTAATGATCATACAGAGATGGACCCGGGAACTTATTCTGCTTTGGAATTGAGTTACAACTCATTGGAGAGTGATGATATGAGGGCTCTCTTCTTGCTTTTTGCATTATTCCTAGATGAACAAATAGAGTACTTTCTCAAAGTTGCAATGGGGTTGGACATATTGAAGCATCTTAATGCCATAGATGATGCAAGAAACAGACTTTACAGAATAATCAAATCTTTGGAGGcggcttgtcttttgcttgaaGTTAAAACAGGTGGAAAGATCCAAATGCATGACTTTGTTCGTGATTTTGCTATCTCCATAGCACGTAGGGACAAGCATATATTTCTAAGAAAACAATCTGATGAGGAATGGCCAACCAATGATTTTCTAAAAAGGTGCACACAGATCTTTCTAAAAAGATGTCATACACTCGAGCTTCCTCAAACGATTGATTGTCCAAACGTTAAGCTTTTCTATTTGGGCAGTAACAATTCTTCTTTCAAAATCCCTGATGCTTTTTTTGAGGGTATGAGAAGCCTTAGAGTGCTAGATTTAACGCACTTGAACTTGTTATCATTACCCACATCGTTTCGGTTATTAAGAGACCTTCAAACATTGTGTTTGCATCAATGCGTTTTGGAAAATATGGATGCACTAGAAGCTTTGCAAAATTTAGAAATTCTTTGCCTTTGGAAATCTTCAATGATCAAGTTGCCAAGAGAAATAGGGAAATTGATTCGATTGAGAATGCTTGACTTGAGCCATTCAGGAATAGAAGTAGTCCCACCCAACATCATATCAAGCTTGACTAAATTGGAGGAGTTGTACATGGGTAATACCTCTATTAATTGGGAAGATGTGAGTTCAACGGTTCATAATGAAAATGCTAGTCTTGCCGAGCTTCGAAAACTACCCAACTTGACAGCTCTAGAATTACAAATTCGTGAGACTTGGATGTTGCCAAGGGACTTGCAATTGGTGTTTGAGAAGctggaaagatataaaatagctATTGGAGATGTATGGGATTGGTCTGACATCAAGGATGGAACCTTAAAAACATTGATGCTCAAACTTGGTACAAACATACATTTGGAGCATGGAATTAAAGCATTGATTAAAGGTGTTGAGAATTTGTATTTGGATGATGTAGATGGAATTCAAAATGTGCTTCCTAACCTAAATAGAGAAGGATTTACATTGCTGAAACATCTCCACGTCCAAAATAATACTAACTTGAATCACATTGTTGACAATAAAGAGAGAAATCAAATCCATGCATCCTTTCCCATCTTGGAAACACTAGTACTTCTTAATCTTAGAAACTTGGAGCATATATGTCATGCTCAACCTTCGGTTGCTTCTTTTGGAAGTCTCAGtgttatcaaagtaaaaaattgcATCCAGTTAAAGTATCTCTTCTCCTTTACAATGGTTAAAGGACTTTCTCACCTTTGTAAGATTGAAGTTTgtgagtgcaattctatgaaGGAGATAGTGTTCAGAGACAACAATTCAAGTGCTAATATCAGTGATGAAAAAATCGAGTTTCTTCAATTGCGTTCTTTGACTTTAGAACATTTGGAGACACTTGATAATTTCGCCTCTGATTATTTGACACATCATAGAAGTAAGGAAAAGTATCAAGGTCTAGAGCCTTATGCTTATACTAcaccattttttaataatgctcag GTTGCATTTCCTAATTTGGATACCCTTAAATTGAGCTCACTTCtcaatttgaatcaaatttgggatgacaatcatcaatcaatgtGCAACTTGACTAGCTTGGTTGTGGATAATTGTGTTGGATTGAAGTATTTATTTCCCTCTTCTTTGGTTGAAAGTTTTATGAACCTCAAACACCTTGAAATAAGTAACTGTCATATGATGGAGGAGATAATAGCTAAAAATGACGGAAACAATGCACTGAAAGAG GTTCGtcttttaaatttagaaaaaatcatattGAAGGATATGAACAACTTGAAGACAATATGGCATCGccaatttgaaaaattgaagatgTTGGAAGTGAACAATTGTAAGAAAATTGTGGTGGTTTTTCCTTCTTCAATGCAAAACACATATAATGAGCTTGAGAAGTTGGAGGTTACAAATTGTGCTTTAGTTGAAGagatatttgaattgaatttgaatgaaaataacAGTGATGAGGTTACGACACATTTGAAAGAAGTTACTATAGATGGACTGTTGAAGCTGAAAAAGATATGGAGTGGAGATCCTGAAGGAATTCttagttttcaaaatctaaTATATGTACAACTAGAAAGTTGTGCAAGCTTGGAGTATCTATTACCATTCTCCGTAGCCACTCGTTGCTCACATCTCAAGGAACTTGTTATAAAATGGTGTGAAAACATTAAGGAAATTGTTGCAGAGGAGAAAGAATCTAGCTTGAGTGCAGCTACCATATTTGAGTTTAATCAACTGAGTACTTTATTGCTTTGGAACTTAACTAAACTCAATGGTTTCTATGCTGGAAATCATACTCTAGCATGCCCATCTTTGAGAAAAATCAATGTCTCTAGATGTACAAAGTTGAAATTGTTCAGAACACTATCTACAAGAAGCTCCAATTTTCGAGATGACAAACCCTCTGTTTTAACGCAACCACCACTTTTCATTGCCGAAGAG gtGATTCCAAACTTGGAGCTGTTGAGGATGGTACAGGCGGATGCTGACATGATATTGCAAACCCAAAACTCAAGTTCCCTCTTTTGCAAAATGACCCATCTTGGATTGGCTAGCTATAACACCGAAGATGCTAGATTTCCTTATTGGTTTCTTGAAAATGTGCATACTCTTGAGAAACTACGTGTTGAGTGGTGTTGCTTCAAGAAGATATTCCAAGATAAAGGAGAAATAAGTGAGAGGACTCATACACAAATCAAAACACTAATGTTATATAAATTACCTAAACTTCAACATATATGTGATGAAGGATCTCAAATTGACCCagttcttgagttccttgaatACTTAAGGGTTCGTAGTTGTTCTAGTTTGACAAATTTGATGCCTTCCTCCGCCACCCTTAATCATCTCACAAAGTTAGAGGTAATAAAATGCAATGGGCTAAAATATTTGATCACAACTCCTACTGCACAAAGTTTAGACAAGCTCACTGTGCTGAAGATAAAAGATTGTAATTCACTTGAAGAAGTAGTTAATGGAGTAGAAAATGTTGACATTGCTTTTATTAGtttacaaattttgaatttggaaTGTTTGCCAAGTCTCATCAAGTTTTCCTCTAGTAAGTGTTTCATGAAGTTTCCATTATTGGAGGAAGTAATTGTGAGGGAATGTCCTCAAATGAAGATTTTTTCAGAGGGAAACACAAGTACACCAATTcttcaaaaagttaaaattgcaGAAAATAATTCAGAATGGCTTTGGAAGGGAAATCTAAACAATACAATATACAACATGTTTGAAAATAAG GTTGCATTTGGTAAACTCAAGTACTTAGCCTTATCTGACTATCCTGAGCTAAAGGATGTGTGGTATGGCCAACTTCATTGCAATGTGTTCTGCAGTTTGAAACATCTTGTCGTGGAAAGGTGTGATTTTTTATCACATGtacttttttcatcaaatgtAATGCAATTGCTACAGACATTGGAAGAACTAGAAGTTAAAGATTGTGATTCATTAGAAGCAGTGTTTGATGTAAAAGGTATGAAGTCACAAGAAATATTGATAAAAGAAAGCACTCAATTGAAAAGATTGAGTTTGTCTACTTTACCCAAATTGAAGCACATATGGAATGAGGATCCTCATGAAATTATCAGCTTTGTAAACTTACACAAGGTGGATGTTTCTTTGTGTCAAAGCTTGTTATATGTCTTTCCATATTCACTATGCCCAGATCTTGGACATCTTGAAATGCTTGAGATAAGTTCTTGCGGAGTCAAGGAAATTGTTGCAATGGAAGAAACTGTATCAATggaaattcaatttaatttcccCCAATTGAAAATCATGACACTGCGTCATTTGTCAAATCTCAAGAGTTTCTATCAAGGAAAGCATACTTTAGATTGCCCTTTATTGAAGACTTTTAATGTATATCGTTGTGAAGCATTAAGaatgttttctttcaacaattcagACTTGCAACAACCTTACTCGGTTGATCAAAACCAGGGCATGCTATTCCAACAACCCCtgttttgtattgaaaag TTGAGCCCCAACCTGGAGGAATTGGCAGTAAGTGGCACGGATATGTTGGGGATATTGAATGGTTGTTatcaagaaaatatatttcataaagTTGAATTTCTTCGTTTGCAACTGTTTGATGAAACTCCTACTATTTTTATGAATGACTTACACATAATATTTCCTAATCTTCAAGAATTTCAAGTCCGTAATAGTTCCTTTGAAATATTGTTCCCCACTAAAGGAGCCACTGATCATCTCAATATGCAAATTTCAAAGCAAATGAGAATGTTGATGCTTTTTGAATTGGAAAAGCTCGAGCACATCTGGCAGGAAGAATTTCCATTGGATCATCCTCTTCTACAACATCTTCAAGAATTATTTGTATTGAATTGTCCAAGTTTGATAAGCTTGGTACCACCGTTCGCATCTTTCACAAATTTAACCTATTTGAAAGTGGACAATTGCAAAGAGTTGGTCTATTTGATAACATATTCAACAGCTAAAAGCCTAGTTCAACTCAAAACATTAATAATAGAGAATTGTGAGAAGATGTTGGATGCTGtgaagattgatgaagaaaAAGGAGAGGAGGACATCATATTTGAAAACTTGGAATACTTGGAACTTGCTTCTTTGTCAAGTTTGAGAAGCTTCTGCTATGGGAAACAAGCATTCATATTCCCATATTTGCTTTGTTTCATCGTTAAAGGATGCCCTCAAATGAAGATCTTCTCATCTGCACTCACAGTAGCACCGTGCCTCACATCAATTGAggtggaaaaagaaaatatgcgATGGAAAGGTGATCTTAACACAACTATTGAACAAATGTTCAAAGAAAAG GAAGTCCCACATTCtaattaa